Within Alcaligenes sp. SDU_A2, the genomic segment GCTGGGATTGATGATCGTAGGTGGGCGCTGGCTCATGACCCATCAACATCGTCTGCAGCAGCTTCAACAAATCAGTCACGTCAATGTGTTTGCCCATGATGCGCATGGCAAACCCATGCAAACACCGTCTATGGAACAAGCTGGTTTGCGTAGCCATCGGGTTTTTAGGCCCGCAGCCGACCGGTACACCGAGTCTTTGCGGATCGAACTTCTGGGCATGAGCAGCGGGAGCTGGCAAGTGCAGTCCAGTGTGGGACTGGACCGGCTCGCTGGCTTGCCCGCCGCTCAAGCTGGTTTGGCTTTGACTCGCCGGTCACAGCTGATGGGGGGCGCGGGGCAAGCGGCCGATATGCGCCAGACCAGACAACGCCTGGCGGCCAGCCCTAGTGCATGGTTGCGTGCAAGCCAAGATAGCCTGCGGGCAGGACAGGCAAGCGGTCGGGCAGCCGGGCCTTTGGACTCGGCCTGGGGGCGACCTCTTCCCGATCTGGACTGGCTGGGGCCGTGGCAGGATGTGGTCCCGGATGTCGATCCCCAGGAGGCACCATGACGCAATATAAGGTATTTATGGTGTGTCTTTTGTTCGCATTCGGAGCCACAAGCGCAGGGGCATCCATCACTTTGGACGACCCACAGATTCGCTGGGTGGCCGGACCCGATAGCCAGACAGCTCAGGGGCGGGTGCAATCCTGGCATTTTCAGTCTGATCTTGCGGTGCACGACTTGGCTCGTCGCCTGACGCCGGCGTGCGGCGTCTTTCAGCGTGCTCTCAGAGTCGACAGGCAATGGGTGCTTCAGGCCAGTACAGACGACAAGGGCTGTGTGTTATGGCTGGATCAGCTCTCGGAAGGGGGGCTATCCGGTGCGTTGACTCGCCTGCAGCCGTCTGCCTTGCCTCAGCCTGTTGTCGTCCCTCCGGTTTCAGGGTTGGTGTTATGGCAGCATGCCCTGGCCGGCAACGAACAGCTTTGGCTGATTCAGGCGCAGGAGAACTGGCACGGTCAGTTGCGCGCCCAGGGCTGGCAGCCTGAGTCTTCCGAGAGACGGTGGGAAAAGGGCCAGGCGATGCTGGAGCTGGTGCCGGTTCGGCATCAGCAGGCCGACTATTTGCTGCTTAAGTGCGCACAGTGCAGGGGCTATTTGCCATGAGTCATTCGTTTCTTTTCCGTTTGCTTCGTCATCCTGGGGTTGGGTTGGCGCTGCTGGCCCTGATCGCGGGTGTGCTGGCAGCCGTGTCCATGAATGCGTATCTGCATAAGCAGGAACAAGCATTGCGTCAGGCCAGTGAGCGACCGCAATTGCAGCGCGTCGTGGCAGCCGCGATGCTGGCACCCGGTACGGTCTTGCAGACCGAACATCTGGCGGCGCGGGCCTATCCGGCTGAACTGGTGCCCAGCGACAGTCTGGATGCTTCCCATTTCCGCGAGCTGGCCGGGATGACGCTCATTCAAGGCCTGAAGGCCGGCGATCTGATCACTCACGCCCATGTTCGTGGGCAGACCGGGCCGTTTTCCGAGCAGTTGATTTCGGGGCGGCGTGCGGTGACGGTCCCGGTGGATGCGCTCAGTTCGGTGTCGGGACTGATCCGACCGGGCGATCTTATTGATCTGTACGTCAGCTTTGATGATCAGCAGCGACGGGTCACCGCCCCTTTGTTGCAGGCCGTGCCGGTTCTGGCTACCGGGCAGCGATCTCAGGAGCAGGATGCCGCTTTGTTGGCGCAAGATCAGGATTACAGCACGCTGACTCTGGATGTGGGGCCTGACGAAGCCTTGAAGTTGTTGGCGGCCCGGCAGCATGGCCGCATCACGGCCTTGCTGCGTCATCCCGATGATCAAAGCCCTTATCAGGCCGCCGTGCGTGGTGAGCTGGCGGATATTCTGGGATTGGGGGCATCGGGCAGGGCAGGCCGACGAATCGAAGTCTTGTATGGCAATCGCTCCGGGGGGGAGGCGGGCCTGCCCGAGTTGGAGAAGCTGGGTTGGCTGAATTTGCCTGGGTCTGGTGCGACGGTCAAGGAGCAGCCATGAACGCTATGTCTTATTTCATTGTTTTTTTGGGAGCGTGTGTCATGGTTGGGCTGCCAGCGCCTGTGCTTGCCCAGGAACTGGAGTTGCAGGTGGGCGAGCTGCTGGTTCTACCTGATAGTCAGGTCGAACGCGTTGCCGTGGGCGATGGTGACATCGTCCACGCCATGACGACCGAATCGCGTGAGCTGATTTTGTTCGCGCGCAAAGCCGGTCGGACGGCAGTGCAGGTGTGGGCGGAGTCGGGGTCAAGCCGTTCTTATCAGATCCAGGTTGCGCCGGAGAATCACAGGCAGACCTTGGCGGAACTGCGCGAACTCTTGGGACGCATTCCGCAGTTACGCGTCAGCGAGTTGGGGGGCAAGCTGGTGTTGGAGGGCGAAGGACTCAGCGATCAGGACAAGGAGCGTATCCAATCGCTGAGTCAGCAACATCCGCAATTGCTGGATTTTACCCAGCAGGACGGTTGGGAGCCTATGGTTTTGCTGGATGTGCAGGTGGTGGAAGTTCCTCGAAACAGTCTGCGCGAACTCGGTGTGCGCTGGGACGGTACATCTCAAGGCGGTATGAGCATGGGCCTGGGCTGGGATGCGGCTACCCATCAGTTTTTGGAACGGCCCGGCCAGGCTGCGCTACCTTTGCCTTTTCCTGCGCGTCAGGGAGCCGCGTTTTTTGGCATCGGTGCATTGATGTCGGCCCGGGTGCAGGCCATGGCGCAAGAGGGGCAGGCTGTCGTGCTGGCGCAACCGCAACTGCTGGCGCGCAGCGGCTCGCAAGCCGAATTTCTGGCCGGCGGCGAGTTGCCCTATACCGTGACCGACGCCAAAGGGAACAGCAACACCACGTTCAAGCCTTACGGCGTATCGTTGCGCATAGTGCCCAGGGTGGAGCGCGGTGGCCTGGTGCGCTCACGCATCGAGGTCGAGGTCAGCGCGGTCGACGCCAGCCAATCGCAGCCCAGCGGCCCTTCGCTCAAGACCCGCCGAGCTTCGACCGAGTTCAATGTGCGCTCGGGGCAGACGCTGGTGTTGGCTGGCTTTATTTCGCGCGAGCAATCCCGTCACCTGGATCGCCTGCCGGGACTGGCCGACATTCCCGTGTTGGGCGCTTTATTTCGTTCCGAGCGTTTTGCCCGCCACGAAACAGAATTGGCGGTGTTCGTCACGCCCACCTTGGTCGATGCTGATCATCCTGATTTTCTCGCCCGGCAGGCCAATTCCGCTCAATGGCTGGAGCAGGCCTTTCCAGAGCCGCCAAGACTCAATACGCCGGTCCGGGCGGATCATTCGGGCCATGCTGTGTCCCGGCCTGACATCACATCCCAATGGTCCCTGTCCGACAGCGAGGTTCATCGTGTTCAGCCTTGAGGTGCAAGCGGAGCGCGATGCAGCGCGGCAACTGACCTTGTCTTTGCCGGCATTGGTCGGCCGCGATCCTGCCTGCGACCTGGTTCTGCCATCCTGGCGAATTGCCAAGCAACATGCCAGTTTTCTGGAGCGGGCCGGTGCGGTTTATGTGCAGGATCATGGTTCCTTGACCGGTGTTTTGCTCAATGGACGGCGTGTTTACGACGACGGTCCTTTGCGTGTGGGCGATATGCTTTCGATGGCGGGCTTCGTTTTGCATGTCCAGAGCGTGCCCGTGTGTGTTGCACCGCAAGACGATCAGGCAGCTTTTACCGCGAGCGACGTCGCTGCGGCAGACAGCCTGCCGTCTGCGCAGGACACGGTGTTTCGGCAGGAACAACAGCGCCTGCATCAGGCCTTGCTGGAGTCTTTGCAACTGGAGCGCCGCGATCTGTCGCGTCTGAGCGATCAGCAGCTATACCAAGAAGCACATGAACGTGTTGGCAAACTGATTCGTGCGCAATGCGCGCTTGCGGCCGGCGACCAGCCTGCGTTGCAGGCCGCCGTCTGCGCCGAGGCAGTGGGTTTTGGGGCGCTGGAACCCTTGCTGGCCGACCCGGATATATCAGAAATCATGGTGAATCATCACGGTTGCGTATTCGTGGAGCGGCAGGGGCGTCTGCATCGGCATGGCGCTTCGTTCAGCAGCGAAGCGGCCTTACGTGCCGTTATCGATCGTATTCTGGCCCCCTTGGGGCGCAGGCTGGATGTTAGCTCGCCGGCGGTGGACGGTCGCTTGCCGGATGGTTCCCGCTTTCACGCCGTATTGGCACCGGTGGCGGTCAAGGGCACGTGCGTGACCATACGCAAGTTTCCGCATCGTCGCCTGGCGTTGCGGGATTTGTTGCAGTCCGACAGCCTGTCCGCGGATATGGCCGCCTTTTTGGGGCAGGCTGTCGCGA encodes:
- a CDS encoding pilus assembly protein TadE; amino-acid sequence: MNRLQNGAVLLETCLLGVVLGLMIVGGRWLMTHQHRLQQLQQISHVNVFAHDAHGKPMQTPSMEQAGLRSHRVFRPAADRYTESLRIELLGMSSGSWQVQSSVGLDRLAGLPAAQAGLALTRRSQLMGGAGQAADMRQTRQRLAASPSAWLRASQDSLRAGQASGRAAGPLDSAWGRPLPDLDWLGPWQDVVPDVDPQEAP
- the cpaB gene encoding Flp pilus assembly protein CpaB, translating into MSHSFLFRLLRHPGVGLALLALIAGVLAAVSMNAYLHKQEQALRQASERPQLQRVVAAAMLAPGTVLQTEHLAARAYPAELVPSDSLDASHFRELAGMTLIQGLKAGDLITHAHVRGQTGPFSEQLISGRRAVTVPVDALSSVSGLIRPGDLIDLYVSFDDQQRRVTAPLLQAVPVLATGQRSQEQDAALLAQDQDYSTLTLDVGPDEALKLLAARQHGRITALLRHPDDQSPYQAAVRGELADILGLGASGRAGRRIEVLYGNRSGGEAGLPELEKLGWLNLPGSGATVKEQP
- a CDS encoding type II and III secretion system protein family protein encodes the protein MNAMSYFIVFLGACVMVGLPAPVLAQELELQVGELLVLPDSQVERVAVGDGDIVHAMTTESRELILFARKAGRTAVQVWAESGSSRSYQIQVAPENHRQTLAELRELLGRIPQLRVSELGGKLVLEGEGLSDQDKERIQSLSQQHPQLLDFTQQDGWEPMVLLDVQVVEVPRNSLRELGVRWDGTSQGGMSMGLGWDAATHQFLERPGQAALPLPFPARQGAAFFGIGALMSARVQAMAQEGQAVVLAQPQLLARSGSQAEFLAGGELPYTVTDAKGNSNTTFKPYGVSLRIVPRVERGGLVRSRIEVEVSAVDASQSQPSGPSLKTRRASTEFNVRSGQTLVLAGFISREQSRHLDRLPGLADIPVLGALFRSERFARHETELAVFVTPTLVDADHPDFLARQANSAQWLEQAFPEPPRLNTPVRADHSGHAVSRPDITSQWSLSDSEVHRVQP
- a CDS encoding ATPase, T2SS/T4P/T4SS family; protein product: MFSLEVQAERDAARQLTLSLPALVGRDPACDLVLPSWRIAKQHASFLERAGAVYVQDHGSLTGVLLNGRRVYDDGPLRVGDMLSMAGFVLHVQSVPVCVAPQDDQAAFTASDVAAADSLPSAQDTVFRQEQQRLHQALLESLQLERRDLSRLSDQQLYQEAHERVGKLIRAQCALAAGDQPALQAAVCAEAVGFGALEPLLADPDISEIMVNHHGCVFVERQGRLHRHGASFSSEAALRAVIDRILAPLGRRLDVSSPAVDGRLPDGSRFHAVLAPVAVKGTCVTIRKFPHRRLALRDLLQSDSLSADMAAFLGQAVAMRCNILVSGGTGTGKTTLLNVLSTCIDAGERIVTLEDAAELQLQHANWVSLESRPANAEGQGQVDIRSLLRQALRMRPDRIIVGECRGAEAFDMLSAMNTGHEGSMGTLHANSPRDALSRLEGMVLMSGLELPLNVVREHIARALHVLVQLSRLPDGRRVVSEVVEVTGMEGNSVQLQSLYSYRPSMGFVGSGLVSERVRAHKGLT